The proteins below come from a single Plantactinospora sp. KBS50 genomic window:
- a CDS encoding DinB family protein, whose product MWTSPEKDPRDFGNPVGEKVTYQAYLRSYRLTVEMKCEDLDAEQLARRAVPPSTMSLLGLVRHLAQVENHWFQRVLQGRTEGERLYKREDDPDWDFTGAVADPEVVRDAFTTWKAEIAKADEWLDALDEADLARMVPLRGDQVAIRDVLVHMIEEYARHAGHVDLLRECLDGRTGQ is encoded by the coding sequence ATGTGGACTTCTCCCGAAAAGGACCCCCGCGACTTCGGCAACCCGGTCGGGGAGAAGGTGACCTATCAGGCGTACCTGCGCAGCTACCGGCTGACCGTCGAGATGAAGTGCGAGGACCTGGACGCCGAACAACTGGCCCGCCGGGCCGTGCCACCCAGCACGATGAGCCTGCTGGGTCTGGTCCGGCACCTCGCCCAGGTGGAGAACCACTGGTTCCAGCGGGTGCTCCAGGGCCGGACCGAGGGGGAGCGGCTGTACAAGCGGGAGGACGATCCGGACTGGGACTTCACCGGCGCGGTCGCCGACCCGGAGGTGGTGCGGGACGCCTTCACCACCTGGAAGGCGGAGATCGCCAAGGCCGACGAGTGGCTCGACGCCCTCGACGAGGCCGACCTGGCCCGCATGGTGCCGCTGCGCGGCGACCAGGTGGCCATCCGCGACGTGCTCGTGCACATGATCGAGGAGTACGCGCGGCACGCCGGCCACGTCGACCTGCTGCGCGAGTGTCTGGACGGCCGCACCGGCCAGTGA
- a CDS encoding alpha/beta hydrolase family protein, giving the protein MALLRCDFFSEVLGLSTSMTVLLPQRTSVQIGMTGAAPDGDPPVLYLLHGLSDDDTIWLRRTSLERYVAPLGLAVVMPQVGRSFYADEANGNRYWTFLHEELPAVCRDFFRFSDRRADSFVAGLSMGGYGALKWALRDPGRFAAAASLSGALDLARRTADSTDRPLDPAVWHTVFGCRPVHGTDDDLFTLLDRADPAALPALYVCCGTEDHLHEDAVRFAAAARARGVPVTVESSAGGHEWAYWDAKIQDVLAWLPLGDRHPA; this is encoded by the coding sequence ATGGCGCTGCTGCGGTGTGACTTCTTCTCCGAGGTACTGGGCCTGAGCACGTCGATGACGGTGCTGCTGCCGCAGCGCACGTCGGTGCAGATCGGCATGACCGGCGCCGCGCCCGACGGCGACCCGCCGGTGCTGTACCTGCTGCACGGGCTGAGCGACGACGACACCATCTGGCTGCGGCGTACCTCGCTGGAACGGTACGTGGCGCCGCTCGGCCTCGCCGTGGTGATGCCCCAGGTGGGGCGCAGCTTCTACGCGGACGAGGCGAACGGCAACCGGTACTGGACGTTCCTGCACGAGGAACTGCCCGCGGTGTGCCGGGACTTCTTCCGGTTCTCCGACCGCCGGGCCGACAGCTTCGTCGCCGGGCTGTCGATGGGCGGCTACGGCGCGCTGAAGTGGGCGCTGCGCGACCCGGGCCGGTTCGCCGCGGCGGCCAGCCTCTCCGGCGCGCTGGACCTGGCCCGCCGGACCGCGGACAGCACCGACCGACCGCTCGATCCGGCGGTCTGGCACACGGTGTTCGGCTGCCGTCCGGTGCACGGGACCGACGACGACCTGTTCACGCTGCTGGACCGGGCCGACCCGGCGGCGCTGCCCGCGCTGTACGTCTGCTGCGGCACCGAGGACCACCTGCACGAGGACGCGGTGCGGTTCGCCGCGGCGGCCCGGGCTCGCGGCGTACCGGTCACCGTCGAGTCCTCCGCCGGCGGGCACGAGTGGGCGTACTGGGACGCCAAGATCCAGGACGTGCTGGCCTGGCTGCCGCTGGGCGACCGCCACCCGGCCTGA
- a CDS encoding neutral zinc metallopeptidase, protein MQRTDRDRSGAGLRLGALLTALVVALACGLGPGRGGAERPADGSSGQRSSPPQGQQEDGTMTIGEFKSDLRGAVGLAEQYWAARFQENGQPFTPVQQVVAYQREGEVTCGGQPVPRNNALYCSAGDFIAYDVVWAVSAFRKIGDAFLYYLLGHEYAHGIQTRLGIRYSFTIQQELQADCMAGAYIGDSVRDGDLNLQDGDLDELRTGLAAVADDPGQPWFAEGSHGSAKQRTASFFDGYRRSLAACKLS, encoded by the coding sequence GTGCAGCGTACCGACCGTGATCGTTCCGGCGCCGGCCTCCGCCTCGGGGCGCTGCTGACCGCGCTCGTGGTGGCGCTGGCCTGCGGCCTGGGTCCCGGGCGCGGGGGCGCCGAGCGCCCCGCCGACGGCTCGTCCGGGCAGCGGTCCTCCCCGCCGCAGGGGCAGCAGGAGGACGGCACGATGACGATCGGCGAGTTCAAGAGCGACCTGCGCGGCGCCGTCGGCCTGGCCGAGCAGTACTGGGCGGCCCGGTTCCAGGAGAACGGGCAGCCGTTCACGCCGGTCCAGCAGGTGGTGGCCTACCAGCGGGAGGGCGAGGTCACCTGCGGCGGCCAGCCCGTGCCGCGGAACAACGCGCTGTACTGCTCGGCCGGCGACTTCATCGCGTACGACGTCGTCTGGGCCGTCTCGGCGTTCCGCAAGATCGGCGACGCGTTCCTGTACTACCTGCTCGGCCACGAGTACGCGCACGGCATCCAGACCCGGCTGGGCATCCGGTACAGCTTCACCATCCAGCAGGAGTTGCAGGCCGACTGCATGGCCGGGGCGTACATCGGCGATTCGGTCCGCGACGGCGACCTCAACCTGCAGGACGGCGACCTGGACGAACTTCGCACCGGACTGGCGGCGGTGGCCGACGACCCGGGACAGCCGTGGTTCGCGGAGGGCTCGCACGGCAGCGCGAAGCAGCGGACCGCCTCGTTCTTCGACGGGTACCGCCGCTCGCTGGCCGCCTGCAAGCTGAGCTGA
- a CDS encoding DUF2637 domain-containing protein: protein MALTTITSRAAAALVAAVAGFASYQHIYRVAITAGEHRSVSAVLPLAIDGLILVATLAMLDDKRNGRLPRMSARIALAFGILATLAANIASAQPTTVARMVAAVPAVSFMLAVEVLARSGKPIPAAAGQPATAVPSAAVPSTGPARQRSAASETVRPETVPPETAGPVPAPHGTDPAPAGRRRAAEPAATNGAPGYRPDVRPRPARGRGKAPTAAQKVASAAATLPEGTVAQIAAHAGVAESTARRHLAATPPVPIGVRRVGAVPARVANGHPVGAAAP, encoded by the coding sequence GTGGCCCTGACGACCATCACGTCCCGCGCGGCGGCAGCCCTGGTGGCGGCCGTCGCCGGGTTCGCCTCCTACCAGCACATCTACCGGGTGGCGATCACCGCCGGCGAACACCGCTCGGTGTCCGCGGTGCTGCCCCTGGCGATCGACGGGCTGATCCTGGTCGCGACCCTGGCCATGCTCGACGACAAGCGGAACGGCCGGCTGCCCCGGATGTCCGCCCGGATCGCGCTCGCGTTCGGCATCCTGGCCACCCTCGCGGCGAACATCGCCAGCGCCCAGCCGACCACCGTCGCCCGGATGGTGGCGGCCGTGCCCGCGGTGTCGTTCATGCTCGCGGTGGAGGTGCTGGCCCGCTCCGGGAAGCCGATCCCCGCCGCGGCCGGCCAACCGGCTACGGCCGTACCGTCGGCGGCCGTGCCCTCGACCGGGCCGGCGCGGCAGCGGTCGGCGGCCAGCGAGACCGTGCGTCCCGAGACCGTGCCTCCCGAGACCGCGGGTCCGGTCCCGGCGCCGCACGGGACGGACCCGGCGCCGGCGGGCCGGCGACGGGCCGCGGAACCCGCGGCGACGAACGGCGCGCCCGGCTACCGGCCCGACGTCCGGCCGCGGCCCGCCCGCGGCCGCGGCAAGGCACCCACCGCGGCGCAGAAGGTGGCCAGCGCCGCCGCCACCCTGCCGGAGGGCACCGTGGCGCAGATCGCCGCCCACGCCGGCGTGGCGGAAAGCACCGCCCGCCGGCACCTGGCCGCCACCCCGCCGGTCCCGATCGGGGTACGCCGGGTCGGCGCCGTACCGGCGAGGGTCGCCAACGGGCATCCGGTGGGCGCAGCCGCGCCCTGA